The genome window CCGATGCCACAAGGCCGGCGGCGAGAAACTGGATGAAGTTCAGCCCGTCGACCATCAGGTCGCTGCCCGCCGCCAGAGTGAAGACCGATGCAAACAGGAGCGCCTGAATGGCCGGTCCCAGAATGACCATGCCGAACCAGCGAATTTCGCGTATCGCCTCGCGGCGGATCAGGCTGATCAGCCCGACCAGATTTACATGCCGGAAAAGGCGCGGCCGCGGCGGACCGGCGTCAGCGAAGGCAGGCGTCCTCGTGCGACCGGTCGCGGCATCCATGATCGGGTCCAGTCCTAGTTCTTCAGCTTGTAGCCGGAATGAACCATGCGCCAGGCCAGCAAGGCCAGCGCCAGATTGATCCCGAACATGATCGTCATGCCAAGCCATGCAGGCGCATCGGAGGTCCCGATGAAGCCGCTGCGGAACCCGTCGATCATGTAGAAGAACGGGTTGAAGAAGGCGATCGTATAGAACGGCTCCGGCAGGCGCTCGATCGAATAAAAGGTTCCGCTGAGAAACGCGAAGGGCGTGATGACGAAATTCGTGATTGCGGCCATGTGGTCGAACTTGTCCGCCCAGATTCCCCCGATGATGCCGATGAGGCTGAGCATCAACGACGCACTGATGCCATGATAGATGACCAATGCCGGGTTGGTGATCTCGAACGGCACGAAAATCCACATGCACAGGCCGGTGGACAGACCGACCACGACCCCTCGGGTCGCCCCGGCCAGGGCATAGGCAGTGACGAATTCCACCGGGTTGATCGGCGGCATAAGGACATCGACGATGTTGCCCTGAACCTTGGAGATGACCAGCGAGGAAGACGTGTTGGCAAAGGCATTCTGGACCATGGCCATGACGATAAGGCCGGGCGCCAGGAAGACAGGAAACGGCACGCCATGCACCGTCTCCACAGCCCGACCGAGCGCCAGCGTGAAGATCGCGAGGAACAGCAGCGTCGTCACGACAGGCGCCGCGACGGTCTGGGTCGCGACGTTCAGGAAGCGGCGAACTTCCTTCATGTAGAGGCTGCGCCAGCCAACCCAGTTGACCGAGCCGAAGGCGCGCGGACCGCGAACGCCGCGGCGGACATTGTCGGCGGCGGCGGCTTGATTCGGCGGCAGGCTGCCGCCGTCAGAATGCGTTGTCGTCATGGCGCCGTACCCTATGCCGAAACGGGTCCAAGGCAACCCTTTCGGCCGCCCTGTGAGGAAAAAGCGTGTCGCCGGATCGGAAACGATGCCGCTAGCCGGACCATCCTTTGCGGTTGAGACCCTCTGCAAAGACAAATCGGAAAGTGGCAAATTGCGATCTGCACTTTATAGTCCCAACCATACATTGGCTCAGGGGGGCGAAGTTGCAATTTTCCAAACTCATCTTGTGGATTGCCGTGCTTGCCGTCGCGGCATGTCAAACGACCGCAGACGGGGTCGCACGAGGACATTATTATAAGGTGCCACCGGAGCTGTCCCGATTGAGCATCGATGACACCGAGATACTGACAAAGATCGGCGCTGCACGACAGGCCCGGAGCATTTCGATATCAACGAGTCGCAGCGCCGCGTATTTCGAGACGTTCACGCTCAGCGGCGGTGGCCACAAAACATACATCCGACTGTCGATGCTGCCACATGGCTGGTACTGGAACGTCCATTCATCCGGCTTCGGATTGCAGAAGGAATTGCGCAACGGCTTCGACAAGGTTCTGAAGCACGACATCGACATTTCTGATGTCACCCCACTGTCCACTGACTATGCGCGAAGTGTGTACGGGCGGTTCCGTCAGGGTGTGCGTGAATGCTACGGATTCTTGATTACGTCATCGGCCAGCGCATTACCGAACAATTACAGAAACCTTGTCGTCGGCGCCACCTGTGCGGCCGCGGACCAGCTTATGACCGACCAGGAGTTCATGCGCCTGGTCCTGGCCATATCGTTCGACCCGGCCCACTATTCGGGGGCCGGCTTCTCGAGCGAGCAGGTCAGATACATCGCCGGGAAGTCCTGACCCACGGAACGAAGGTCAGGACTGCCACGTCAGGTCGTGCCGGAGGCTTCCGACGCCGCCCGTGCCATGGATGCGGACATTTCGTTGGCAACGCTGGTCTGCTGACTCAGGGCTGATGCTGTGGCGGCGACCCGTTCCTGTACCAGTTCGATCTTGTGCCGGATATCGCCCAATCCGTTCACGACATCGGCCGACACCGATCGCAGATTGGAGATTTCCGTTTCGATTTCGGTGGTCGCCTTGCGGGCCTGGTCGGCCAGAACCTTGACCTCGTTGGCGACGACGGCGAAGCCCTTGCCGGCTTCGCCCGCCCGGGCCGCTTCGATTGTCGCGTTGAGTGCCAGCATGTTGATCTGGTTCGTGATCTCGCCAATCGCGACAGTAATGCCGCCCATGGAGGTCGCGGCGCTGTCCAATCGCTCGGTCGCGTGTCCGGTTGTCGACACTTCCTCTGCCGCGCCGGAGGTCAGTTCGTTGCACTGCTCCATGCTGACGGCAATCTCCCGAACGGACGCATTCATCTCCTCGGCTCCGGCTGCAGTCTGTTCCAACAGGTTGCTGATCTGCTCCGCGCGCCGGCGTGCCATGACCTCGTCCGTCACGTCGGTGGCAAATTTGACAACCTTGTAAGGCTGCCCGTTCAGATCGCGGATCGGGTTGTAGGTCGCCTGAATCCATATCTCACGACCGCCCTTACCGATCCGTCGGTATTCTCCGGCCTGAAACTGCCCCTGATTCAGGGCGGCCCAAAACGCATGGTACTCTTCGCTTCGGGCGGCCTCCTCGGGCATGAACATCGAATGATGCCGGCCGCGAATTTCCTCCATCCGGTATCCGACGGCGTTCAGGAAGTTTTCATTGGCTTCCTCGATCGTGCCGTCCAGCTTGAAGGAAATCACCGCCTGCGATTTCTGAATGGCATCCAACTGGCCGGCCGCTTCAGCAGCGCGCTTCTTTTCAGCGGTAATGTCCGACGCAAACTTCACGACCTTGTACGGTTTTCCGTTCATGTCCCGGATCGGGTTGTAGGACGCCTGAATCCAGACCTCGCGCCCCCCTTTTGCGACGCGCTTGAATTCCCCGGCGCGATACTCTCCGCGCGCGAGCGATTCCCAGAAGGCAGCATATTCCGGGCTGTTTCGGGTCTCGGCATCGACAAAGGTGCGATGGTGCTTTCCGACGATTTCCGATTCCTCGTAGCCCATCGCATTCAGGAAGTTCTTGTTGGCCTTGCGGATCGTACCGTCGAGTTCGAATTCGATCACCGCCTGGGACAAGTTGATGGCATCGATCTGTCCGTTGAAATCCGACGCCTTCAGCTTGGCTTCCGTAATGTCGCTGGCGAATTTGACCACCTTGTAGACGCGACCCTTGTGATCGGCGATCGGCGCATAGGTCGCCTGGATCCAGACCTCGCGACCATCCTTTGTCACGCGCTTGAATTCGGCCGTCTTGAATTCACCTTTGCCGAGGGCCTGCCAGAAGGCCCGGTATTCCGGGCTGGCGCGATAGGAGGCATCGACAAAGATCGAATGGTGACGGCCT of Alphaproteobacteria bacterium contains these proteins:
- a CDS encoding ABC transporter permease — encoded protein: MTTTHSDGGSLPPNQAAAADNVRRGVRGPRAFGSVNWVGWRSLYMKEVRRFLNVATQTVAAPVVTTLLFLAIFTLALGRAVETVHGVPFPVFLAPGLIVMAMVQNAFANTSSSLVISKVQGNIVDVLMPPINPVEFVTAYALAGATRGVVVGLSTGLCMWIFVPFEITNPALVIYHGISASLMLSLIGIIGGIWADKFDHMAAITNFVITPFAFLSGTFYSIERLPEPFYTIAFFNPFFYMIDGFRSGFIGTSDAPAWLGMTIMFGINLALALLAWRMVHSGYKLKN
- a CDS encoding PAS domain S-box protein — encoded protein: MALSKLFGGRAQDHTETLKALDRSQAVIEFKVDGTILTANDNFLSLMGYGLEEVKGRHHSIFVDASYRASPEYRAFWQALGKGEFKTAEFKRVTKDGREVWIQATYAPIADHKGRVYKVVKFASDITEAKLKASDFNGQIDAINLSQAVIEFELDGTIRKANKNFLNAMGYEESEIVGKHHRTFVDAETRNSPEYAAFWESLARGEYRAGEFKRVAKGGREVWIQASYNPIRDMNGKPYKVVKFASDITAEKKRAAEAAGQLDAIQKSQAVISFKLDGTIEEANENFLNAVGYRMEEIRGRHHSMFMPEEAARSEEYHAFWAALNQGQFQAGEYRRIGKGGREIWIQATYNPIRDLNGQPYKVVKFATDVTDEVMARRRAEQISNLLEQTAAGAEEMNASVREIAVSMEQCNELTSGAAEEVSTTGHATERLDSAATSMGGITVAIGEITNQINMLALNATIEAARAGEAGKGFAVVANEVKVLADQARKATTEIETEISNLRSVSADVVNGLGDIRHKIELVQERVAATASALSQQTSVANEMSASMARAASEASGTT